The genomic interval AGCAACTAATCGGTGGCCACGTTTGACTAACTCAAGACCAGTTTCTGATTTACCAATCCCACTAGCCCCTTGAATAAGAACGCCGACCCCAAAAATATCCATCAAAACACCATGAACAGTCGTTCTTTCAGCTAAACGTTCATCAAGAAATGAGGTCAATACTGAGTTCAATCGGCTGGTTGCTTCACGCGATTGAAGTAAAACAATGTCAGACTTTTTAGCTGCTGCCACCATTTCACTAGGAATTTCTAAATTACGTGCAACAATAACAACCGGTGTTTCTTTAGCCATGACTTTTTTCAAGAGGTCATAGCGATTATCCCCAACTACAGTCATCATGTATGACCATTCTTTCATCCCAAAAAGTTGAATTCGTTCGGGTGTGAAATAATCAAAATACCCAGCCATTTCTAAACCTGGGCGCATAATTTCTGAAGTTGTAATTTCTTTTTGTAATGCTGTTTCTGTTGAGTAAATCACATGAAAATGAATTTTGTCAAGTAAATCTTGAACTGAAACCGCCATTGTAAGTCTCCCCTATTATTTCATAAATAAGAACAACTGACAGAGAATATTTTTTCGTTATAAAACTTTGTCAGTACTTTTATAATAAAAATTGTGATAAAAATCACATTTTCATATCACGTATAAATTTATCCAAGCGATAAGCAAGGAAGATTCGGCGTAATAAAAGAAAGCCGAAAAACGTGGCTAAAAACCACGAAGCAGATAGGAAGGACCAGCTGAAAATCCAAGCTTCAAGTACCGTTCCAATCATAAAAGAATAAAATCGTTGTTTAGGCATGCCTCTATTATGACATTTTTAAGCCAGAAATGTCAATGGATTGTGTTGAATAATACTTAATAAAAAAAGCTTTTTATTTTCTAAAAAGATTTTCAATTTGATGATTTATTTAGCAAAGAATTTGATAATTAAAAAGATAAGTCCAGCATCAACCAATAGTCCCACGTACAATGAGAGATTGAAATACCATTTTCTAGTTTTATGATGACAGAGATGCCCAGCCAAAATTGCTCCAATCCCTCCACCTAAAAGTGCTTGTGCAAGTAAAAATTTTTCAGGAATTCTCCACAGATGATATTGGGCCTTGTACTTATCCACCGCATAAAAAACAAAAACAATAAGATTCCAAACTGCTAATAAAACTAATAAATAAAGAATCATTTTTCTCCCTTCACATCTATACTAAATATCATTAGATTTTAAATTCTTTCATTTTCTCAACTCGAAGAGCCCCTTTTTGACCACTAAAAGTCCAACGTTGTTTAAACGCCCGTCTTTCCTGAGTATTTCCCGCAATAGTTTGACCAGAATTAACAGAAACAAGGTAGTCAATAGCTACAAAATAGAGGTCAACTTCAAATTGATTATCTTTTACTTCTTTATAACGCGTGATTCCATCCAAAACCACACTACGCGTGTGATTAATTTGACCTTTGTCACTCATCTTTTGGAGAATTTTTTCATGTTTTTCATATAAATTATCACCATAAGATTCGGACAAAGCTCGTAAGTCATGTTTATCCCAAGCATCTTGAACTTTTAGAAAAATTGCTTCTATTTCTGCTGACAAAGCTGAATCATTTAATGTCTTTTCTTGAAAATAACCTCTTTTTTTAAAGGGAAGTTTAACTCTATTTCTTATAAAATAAAATCCGAGACCGGCAAGCACAATCAGCCATTTCCAAATCCTTCCTCTATTATACCTGCTCCCCATTCTAGATGTACTCGAATTAGGAGTATAGCTATTAGAACCAGTATTACTATAATGGCTGTTAGTATTTCCACCTCCAAAATTACCGCCAGTTCTTGTACTTCTATTTCCTCCCCCTCGAAATCCTCCTGCTGTTGCAAAAGCATGAGGTGTGACTAAAACTAAGCCACTGATGAGCAATAAAATAACCAATTTCTTCATCATTTGATTCAAAAATTATTTCCTTTTCTTTGTCACTGATTTTATTATATATATTTTGTTATTATACCCTATTTCCCTTTTTATTTGAAACATCTGTTAAATTGCTACTTTTAGTGGAGTCTATTAAAAGAGTGTGATATAATTACCTCATGAAAAAACTCATGAATCTTTTTAAGTCTGAAACTGTTAGATATCTCATTTTTGGAGTCCTAGCAACAGCAGTTTATGCCTTTGTCAAATGGTTAACTTGGCAAGCTTGGCATTCTGGCTGGGGTTCAGAAACTGCCGCTCAAGCTTCAAGTATTATTTTTGCATTTTTTACCAATAAACTTTTTGTTTTCAAACATGAATCATCAAACTTATTACGTGATTTCATCAATTTTACTTCAGGACGAATTGTTCTTTTACTCCTATCCATCTTTATTAACTGGTGGTTCATTGATCAACATCCTGATATTTTGATGAATCTTTTTGGACTTTCTAAAAATAATATGGTTGCTGCTCTTAACCTCGTCGTTCAAGTTTTAATTATTGTTATTAACTATCTTTATTCAAAATTCTTTGTCTTCAAAAAAGATAAAAATTTAACAGAATAAACTAATTTTTTACTGATAGAAAATTACTGACAAGATGAAAAAAATACTGACAGATTTTCTGTCAGTATTTTTTTTCATTTTTATTAGTATTTTTTATTTTCTAATTTCCTTGATGAATTCAACAATTTCACCACGTCGTGTTTCAATCTTACCAACTTTTGTTTTTTGATAAACAGCATTTAATATGGCGCCAATAATCAAAACGCGGGCGATGAAAATAAACCAAATCATCAGTGCAAAGACAACCAATGACCCAATCAATTTCAAGTCATCTAATCGCTGAAGTGCAAAGCTAACATATTTTGCAATCCAGTTGGTTAGAAAAACAAGAACAAAGGTTGAAAATATTGTTCCAGGCATGGTGTATCTCAATTTTCTTATTTTAACATTTGGTAGGATAAAATAAAGCATCATCAAAGATAGAAAGGTCGCTACAGCAATCGCTGGTAAAGTCATATTGTGTAAAGTTCGGTAGAGATGATCATCAAAAGGAAATAAGCGATGAACTTGTTCAAGAATTAATTGTCCAAAAGTAGAGAGAACAATTGAAAAGTAAAGAAAGAGTAAAATCGCAAATCCGGCAGCTAAACCGATAATTCGACTGACAATAAAATCTCGATGATTAAAGACTTCATAAGCTTTATTCATTGACATTTGTAGAGCAGATAAGGCTCTTGAAAAGGTCCAAAAACCTGCCAAGACAGAGAGTGAAAGTAAACCTGTATTTCTTTGATTTAAGAGATTATTAATGACTGGTTCAATTCCTTTGTAAACATCACTTGGGAGTTGCTCAGACAAAAAGCTCAATAAAGCTGTTGTATTGATATGTAAGAAGGGTAAAATATTTCCGACAATCAATCCTAGAGGAAAGATTGCAAGTAAAAGGTAATAGGCAACAGCAATTGAAGACAGACTCATTTCTGAACTTTTGAAAAAAGTCATAAAAGTTGTCGTTAGCTCAGCAATTTTTTGTATAACTTTTTTCATCTTTCCTCTCATCTGTTTTTCCTTTTACTTATTAATAAGTCCGTTCTTCGCCTTGAGAAGTCAAAATCACAGGACCATCTTTAGTGATAACAAACTGGTGTTCGTATTGACATGATAAACTTCCGTCAAGTGTAACGTAACCACGTTCACCATCATGGTCAATTTCCCAACCCCCAGTGTTAATCATTGGTTCAATGGTTAAGACCATTCCTTCGCGTAAACGAAGTCCACGTCCAGCACGTCCGTAGTGGGGCACCATTGGTTCTTCATGCATTGTTGGTCCAACGCCATGTCCTACAAGGTCACGAACGACACCATAGCCACGACTTTCAGCGTACTCTTGAATAGCTGACCCAATATCACCAATGCGGTTGCCTACTTTGGCTTGTTCAATTCCAAGATAGAGACATTCGCGGGTCACATCCATCAAGTTTTTTACTTCGTCAGAAACTTGGCCTACAGCATAAGCCCAGCAAGAGTCAGCAACGCCACCGCGGAATTCTTCTTGATATTTAACCATTGATTCAGCATCGTCAAAATTAAGTTTTGAAACATCAACAGAACCATCTTCAACCAACCCGAGAACCATGTCAACCTTAATCAAATCACCATCTTTAAGAATTTGATGACGTGGAAATGCGTGAGCCACTTCATCATTCAAACAGCAGCAAGTAGCATAAGGGAATGGATTATAATTTCCTTCATCCACTCCGATTTGTAAAGGTAAAACATTTTTTTCTTTACAAACTTTGCGGACATATTCTTCAATTTCCCACATGTCAATCCCTGGTTTAATCAACTCACGAAGCCCAATGTGGATATCTGCCAAAATTTTGCTACTACGTTCCATTTGCTCGATTTCACGTTGCGATTTTAATGTAATCAATTTATTCTTTCCTTCTAAAGTTCTGAGAAAAACTCAGTTCTTTTTATTTAAATTAATGTTTTGAAGTGACTCATACTTCATCGAAAAATAAATTTTCATTTACTGGGGTTACTGAATCCTTATAAGATAGTATTTATGACTTTATCTATAAGAATTTTCTTCGACAATCATGAGCCTTTTCAAAATTACTTTGAATGCTAATTCAACTGAACAGATTTTTTTGTAATCCAAAACAGTCTATTTAGTATAAATACACTTTATTTTACCATAAATTTCCCTATAACTAGGTGTTTTTTATATAAATTGGCAGTAAAACTTCATCTACCAATTCATTAATTTGCTTATCATTCATGGATTGACCTTCAAGGAGCATATGATAACGGGTCATCTGGAAAGGTAAAAGCTTAGCTGTTTGCCCAATTTTTTCACGCGCTTCCCCTCTTTCCTGAGCCCTTGCAAGCAAGCGTTCCATAATAATCAGATTACTTGGAAGGACATTGCCAACAGTCGATTCAAGAACATTTTTTCCTTGTGACTGCATAAATGAAACGAAGGCCAGAAATCCTTTGGGATAGAGTTTAAAATTCTCTCTCATAAAGGTTAAAAGTTCAATTAAATCTTGCCGCAAGCTCCCACTGTTAATTTCTTGGTCTATCACATTTCCTCGCCACTCAGGATTTTGTGAAATATTGAAACGGACAGCTTCAAAAATTAAGTCAAAAACATCATCCCAATAACGATAAAGTACGCTTCGTGTGGTTTTGGCTTCTTTTGCAACATTTTGAAAGGTTACTTTTTCATAGCCTTCATTTTCTAAAATATGAACTGCAGCTTTATAAATTGCTTTCTTAAGTTCATCCCCTCTTCTTCGAGAATGATTAGGTGATTTTTTTTCTTTTTCTTCAAACATAAGAGACCTCGTGTTTCTTAATTCTATTATAACATCATCTTTATCTAATACCAACAAATCAAATTAGATACAAAAAGAATCTTATTGTTGACAAAACTTATTCTTAGGTTTATAATAATTTTGTATTTAAGATACAAAATGTATGTTATTTTTAAATTATAATTCCTAAGTTTTGATAACTTAGTTTTCGCTCAGACGAAAGAAAGGATTAACATGGCAAAATCAAAAAAGAATGAAAAAGAAAAATTGCCAAAAGAATTGACGCGAAATGCTTGGATTTTAGCCATTGGTGCTATTGCTCCAATGCTTGATTCAACCATGGTCAATATCGCAATCAACAAACTTCAAAGTGACTTACATACTTCACTAGACATGATTCAGTGGGCAATTACAGGCTACGTTCTTGCACTTGCTGTAGCCGTCCCTGTCTGTGGTTATGTTGTCAATCACATTGATGGAAAAAAAGTAATGCAGTGGTCACTCCTTAGTTTTGGACTTTTTAGCTTTTTATCTGGAATTGCTTGGAATATTGATAGTTTTATCATTTTCCGAGCTGTTCAAGGATTTTCAGCTGGTTTTATCACTTTACTGATGACAACCCTGCTAATGCAAATTACGCCTCCAGATAAACTTGGTCAATTGATGGCTGTTGTCTCAACTCCTATTATTCTTGGACCAATTATCGGGCCAGTACTTGGTGGTGCAATTGTATCTGGAGCAAATTGGCACTGGATTTTCTATGTTAATATTCCGGTAGTAATTATTGCAGTCCTCCTTAATCATTTTTATCTAAGTTCTTTCAAACCTTTCAACCCTAAAGCTAAACTAGATTGGTTTGGAACACTCCTTTTGGCTGGCGGTTCTGTGGGATTAATTTACGGAATGATGAAGGGTTCAACTAATGCTAAAAATTTTTTCAATAGTCAAATGATTACTTTTGTCATCATTGGCTTAGCCTTGTTTGTTATTTACGGAATTTATAATCGCATTCGCAAAAATAATACTGTTCTTCCGCTCAGATTTTTCAAATCTAAAAACTTCACTGCAGCGAATATTGGAATCTTTTTAGCTGGAATTGCTTCTAATGGACCTATGCTTTTACTGCCACTTTTCTTTCAAAATATAAAAGGCTTTACAGCCGTTGAAGCAGGTCTAATGTTGATTCCTCAAGGGATTGGTATGATGGTGACACGACCATTGATTGGGAAGATGATTGACCGTATGGGAGCTCGTCCTGTAGTACTTGTTTCCCTGGCTATTTCCCTTCTTGGAACAATTCCTTTCATTTTTGTTCACGAAAATACAAATTTGATTTGGTTGGGATTGGTTTTATTTGTTCGTGGAATGGGAATTGGTGGTTTGCAAATGCCAATGATGACTGATATTTTCATTGGTTTAGACAAACAAGATATCCCTGGTGCATCAGTAGGACAAAGAATCATTCAAAACGTTGGTTCATCTTTTGGTTCAGCCGTCATCTCGGCAGTTGTGACGGCGGTTGTGACGTCTGAAATTGCTGAACAGATGACAACTAAACTACATCAATTAGCGGCGATGCACACCAATTTAACACCGACTGTCATTGCAAGAGCAAAAACTTCTGTTGAAAAAGCGGTCACGCTTAATGGTTATCAACTTGGCTTTCTTGTCTCTTCGATTGTTTTAATTGTGATTGCTATTCCAGCCATGTTCCTTTCACAAAAGAAGGTCAACAAATAAAATTCGTAGTTTTTAGCTTTGATTTCACTTGTTTTTTGATATAATTGAATTGAATTATCTCAATAATAGATAGATGAACTTTAATCAATTAACTGAGCTTGGAGCGCTAAATTGTATGGCTCCTTGCATCTTATAGGAGAGTGAAAAAATGCCATTAGCAAAAATTGTATATGCAAGTATGACAGGAAATACTGAAGCTTGTGCCGATATTGTCGCTGATAAACTTGAAGAATTAGGTTTTGAAGTAGAACTTGACGAATGTTCTTCTGTTGATGCCGATGAGATGGCTGATGCTGATCTTTGTATCGTTGGAACTTACACTTACGGTGACGGTGAATTACCTGACGAAATTGTCGATTTTTATGAAGAATTAGCTGAGGTTGATTTATCTGGTAAAATTTACGGTTGTTTCGGGTCAGGTGATACTTTCTATGATGACTTCTGTATCTGTGTCGATATGTTTGAAGCGCAATTTGAAAAAACTGGCGCAACAAAAGGAGCTGAACTTGTTCGTGTTGACTTGTCTCCTGAAGATGAAGACGAAGCTCATCTCGAAGCCTTTGCGGAAACTTTGGCGGCTCACTTTAACTGATTGAGCTAAGATTAAATCCGTAAAATCTACTGACAAAAAGAAAATGGGAATGAAAAAGCTATTGACGAAAATCTCGTCAGTAGCTTTTCTTATCCACCGATTCCATGCTCACGTTGGTCGCATTGAACTGATGGAATTTCCGTCAGTAACTTTTTTGATGTCTGTCAGTAATTTTTTATTTATTTGACCATTTCAATCTCACTGTCAAAATATTGCTCTTGAAAATGAACTGCTTTTTCAATTTCTGATTTTGTGAAATTTTCAGTTGGACTGGTCAGTACCCATTTGTCCTCAACATCATCTTTTCTGTGGACAATAGCAATAAGTTTTCCAGTGAATGTCTGAAGGGCTTTTTGGTTTTCGGGCAAATTTGACAAAATATAAACATCTTGTTCTTCGCCGTCTCCTGCAATTATTCCTTCAATGTATCCGTAATTTATTGGATAAGTTGTTCCATGATGAACATAACCCATTGGGCGGTCCATTTTTGCAGTGTAAATCTTCATATCCACCTCCATTTTTACTGACAGCACCGAGAAAATTTCTGTCATAGGATAGTCGTTAGCGCTTGAGCGCTTACGAATATGCTAGGAGTTTCTGTCAGTAATTTTATAATGAAAACATCAAAATTCCAGCTGCTACAGCCACATTTAAAGATTCTGTTTGTCCTGGCATGTCAATATGAACGAGTTTGTCAGCAGCTTTAATGGCTTCGTCAGAAACTCCAGCCCCTTCATTTCCCATAATCAATGCAAAACGTGGTTCATTGATTATTTTATAAGACACAGAATTTGCTGACAGCGTGGTCGTCAATATTGAAATGCCTGCTTTTTTAAGTTGAGCAAAACAATCTTCTTTAGCCATTCGTACAAGAGGCAAATGAAAATTTGAGCCTTGCATAGACCGCATGACCTTTGGACTGTAAATATCTGCGGTTTCGCCAAGTAATATAACAGCCGAAAATCCAGCCGCATCAGCTGTTCTAATCATTGTCCCTACATTTCCTGGGTCTTGTACGTTTTCTAAAAGTAAAAATTTTGCTGCTGAAAAATCAATGACTTCTTCAATTTTTGTCACTTCAGCAATCAGTCCTTGTGGACTTTCGCTGTCAGCTAAAGATTTCAACACTTCTTTACTGACCAGATTTACAGATAAGTCTGTCAGTGATTTTTCAGACCCAATCATTTCTGTCAGTTTAGTCAGTTTATTTTCTTCAACAAAAATTTGCTTTATTGAACGACCAGCTTTCAGCGCTTCCTCCAACAAATGAAATCCTTCGATGAGATATGAATTTTTGCGGTATTTTTTTGTCAGCAATTTTCTTGCTTCTTTAATTTTTTTATTATCTTTTGAACTGATGATTTCCATTCTCCAATTATATCATAGCCAGTAAGGCGAAACAAAGTTTTACATTGCCAGTATCCCATTGCATTGATAATCAAATGAAGTGTAAGATAGCTGTCGCCACTTTACTGGCTTACAGATATGCTAGTTCTTTCATCTAAAAAGGATAATTTCCCACTGAGTGATTGTGACTTATGAAAAACATAGATCCCTTTGGTTTGGACAGCAAAGCATAAGCAGTGAAACTTTTATCAGATTTTTGTCAATCTTGCTGGTGCTTATGTTATAATAAAAGAAAACGTTTCAATTATTATCATTTCAACAACATAAAGCTAGGAGGTCTTAAGATGTTCAAAGTAAAAATGATTGTTTCTGGGCGCGTTCAGGGCGTCGGATTTCGTTATTTTGTTATCATAAGTGCGCGTGAACTGGGCATTTTAGGGCGTGTTTGGAATAATGATGACGGTACAGTTGAAATTCTCGCGCAAACAGAGGACGAAAAAAAATTAGAAGAATTCACTGCCATTGTTCGTGGGGAAAAATCAAGTAAAGGACGTCTTTCACCCTTTGCTAAAGTCACTGATGTCAAATCAATCCCTGCAAATTTTCCTGATTTCACAGACTTCAATATCAAATATTAGAAATTAAAAAATACTAACAAAAAGCTTGTCAGTTCAATGCGACTGAAACGAGCATTGAAGCGGCAGATAAGAAAAATTACTGACGGAAATTCCGTCAGTAATTTTTTACATTTACATTTTATTCTTTATCAGCAAGTTTATCCACAAATTCCAAAACGGTCAGTAAATTTCGCTTATCAATATGATAGGAAACAGCAGCTTTGACCGCAGGTTTTGCACAAAAGGCAATCCCAATACCAGCTGTATTTAGCATTGGAATATCATTTGCGCCATCACCTACAGCAATAACCTCAGATAAATTCAACTTATTTTCATTTGCCCATTGTTTAAGCCTATCAACTTTGAAATCTTTATCCACAACTGTCCCATGAGTTTTTCCAGTCAAATGGCCATTTTCCACAGACAAACGATTAGCAAAAACATAATCTATTTTTAAATCTCTTGCGATTTTATCCACTATTTCATGAAAACCACCAGAAACAAGGCCAACTTTCCAGCCTTTCGCATGCAAAGTTTCAATTAATCCCGTTGCACCCTTAGTTAAATGAATTTCTTTGTAAACATCGTCAAAAATAGTTGTGGGCAAACCAGAAAGCAAAGCCACCCTTTCTCTCAAAGATTCCTTAAAATCAATTTCGCCAGACATGGCGGCAGCCGTAATTTCTGAAATCTTATCACCCATACCCGCTTTTCCCCCTAAGAGATCAATGACCTCTTCTTCAATCAATGTGCTATCCACATCCATCACAAGTAATCCTTTTGCAGCCATTTTCTTCCTTTTCCATTCGTTTTTTAAACTATACTCTGATTTTCAATTAAGCGAACACGAATAATATTATCAGCAGCCTCAAAACGTGAAACTAAAGCCGCCAACTTTCCTTCATCTTTTTCATCCAAATCAAGTAAAGTATAGGCATAATCTCCTTGACCACGATTAACAATATTAGCAATATTAATATTTTCTGCTGCCACCGCAAGTGAAATTTGAGCCACAACATTAGGCACATTTTTATTGATTAAGGTCACACGATAAAGCGTATTCAACTCTTGCAAAACACGTGGAAAATTGACTGAATTAATAATTTCGCCAGTTTTCAAATAAGTTTGAACAGAATCCAGAGCCATTCTTGTGCAATTTAAACTGGCTTCCGCCGTTGAACCACCTAAATGAGGAGTTAAAAAAACTTGTGGATGATGATAAAATTTTTCAGAACCAAAATCCGTTCCAAAAAAGCGGACAATTCCCTCATCAATCGCTTTAAGCACTGCTTCTTTATCCGTAATCTCATCTCGTGCATAATTGAGCAAAATCACTCCCTTTTTACACTTAGATAAATTTTTCCAATTGAGCATTTTCGTCGTTTCATCCGTCGCTGGCGTATGAACCGTGATATAATCTGCCTTCTCAAAAATCTCAGCCAAATCATTCACTCTTTTAACATGATGTGACAAGTTCCAAGCGTGCTCAATTGAAAGATAAGGGTCATAACCAATAACTTTCATTCCTAAACGCTGTGCATCATTGGCAACTTTTGAACCAATATTCCCAAGGCCAATTACCCCTAAAGTTTTTCCTGAAATTTCAGAACCAGAAAACGCCTTTTTCCCATGTTCAACCGCCCCATCAATGGTATTATCATCGCCTTTTTGACCAGTCAACCATTTGTTTGCTGGTTTTAAATTACGCGTTCCAAAAATCATCATTGACAAAACTAATTCTTTAACCGCATTGGCATTCCCACCAGGCGCATTAAAGACTACAATCCCTTTACTAGCACACTTTTCTATCGGAATATTATTAAAACCAGCACCAGCACGTCCAATCGCCAAAAGCGCTTTGGAAAATTCATAATCGTGGAAAGGCTGAGCCCGACAAATAAATGCGTCAGATTCAGCTTCTGACACTTGATTAACAAGAAAGCCTTCGCCAATTTCATCTAATGCAATTTGGTCGATATTATTTCCAATTGTTTTGATATGATAAGTCATTTATATCCCTCTTCAAATTCTTTCATAAATTTCACTAATTCAACAACCCCCTCTAAAGGAAAAGCGTTGTAAATACTTGCTCTCATTCCTCCCACGGAACGATGACCTTTGAGTGATTTGAAACCTTTTTCTTCAGCTTTTTGGGTGAATAGCTCATCCAATTCTTGGCTTGGACTTGTAAAAACAACATTGCAAATCGACCGCTCATCTTTATTTTTGATTGGGTTCTGATAAAAGTCAGATTGGTCAATTAAATCATACAACAATTGAGCTTTTCTCTGATTCATTTCTTCGAGTTTTTTTACGCCACCTTGCGCTTTTACCCATTTGAAAACCAGCCCGGCCACATAAATAGCAAAAGTCGGCGGGGTATTGTACATCGAGCCATTTTCAACCAAAATCTGATAATCCATCATTGATGAGAGGCTTTCAGCTTCATTCAATAAGTCTTCACGAATAATGACAATGGTTAAACCAGCAATACCTAAATTTTTCTGAGCTCCAGCGTAAATTAAGCCAAATTTACTCACATCATAATCAACCGCCAAAATATTTGAACTCATATCAGCAACCAAAGGAAGGCTTGCAAACTCAGGCAAATTTTCAGGAAAAATACTTGTTCCTTCAATCGTATTATTCGTTGTCAAATGGAGATAGGCCCCATTTTTTTCATCAATTTTAGATTTATCAATTTTCAATAGATGATTATAATTATCTTTTTTAGTTGAGCCCAAACTAATCGGTATTAAATCAAGGAAATGACTCAATTTCACCGCTTCATCATAAGCCTTTTCACCAAAGGCGCCCGAAATATTGTAATAAGCCTTTTTGCCAATTGCCAAATTCATTGGAACCATTGAAAATTGACTGGAAGCTCCCCCTTGTAAAAACAAAATTTTATAGTTTTGAGGAATCGACATCAAATCACGCAAATCGTTCTCAGCCTCATCAATTACTTTTTGGAAAGCCTTGGAGCGATGCGAAATTTCCATCACTGACATACCACTTTTTTCAAAGTCTAACAGTTCTTCTTGAACCTTCTTCAAGACTTCCTTTGGAAGTACACTGGGTCCTGCGCCAAAATTATAAATCATCGATTTCACTTCCTCAAATTATTTATTAATCACTATTATAGTATAATTTTCTGATAATTCAAATATAAAAAAATACTGTTCGACAAAAAAGCACAGTCAACTGTGTTTTTCTATCTTAACAGTAATTTACCAATTTAATAAATCAAGTAAGAGCATGTTCCATTCAACCTCTTTGGCATAGAAAATATTCCCACCATTAGAGTAGAGTTTTCCTTTATTATAAATCAATGAATCCAGAGTCAAATGATAATAAGTTTCACCCGTTGTATTTCCTAAACTTGGCGCAACGACATCACGAGAATAATCCTTAGAAAGAGCGATAGTATTCTTTCCACCATGGGCAGCTATGTAATCAACATAGGCTTTCCCATA from Lactococcus lactis carries:
- the serB gene encoding phosphoserine phosphatase SerB — encoded protein: MAAKGLLVMDVDSTLIEEEVIDLLGGKAGMGDKISEITAAAMSGEIDFKESLRERVALLSGLPTTIFDDVYKEIHLTKGATGLIETLHAKGWKVGLVSGGFHEIVDKIARDLKIDYVFANRLSVENGHLTGKTHGTVVDKDFKVDRLKQWANENKLNLSEVIAVGDGANDIPMLNTAGIGIAFCAKPAVKAAVSYHIDKRNLLTVLEFVDKLADKE
- a CDS encoding acylphosphatase; translated protein: MFKVKMIVSGRVQGVGFRYFVIISARELGILGRVWNNDDGTVEILAQTEDEKKLEEFTAIVRGEKSSKGRLSPFAKVTDVKSIPANFPDFTDFNIKY
- a CDS encoding TrmH family RNA methyltransferase, whose product is MEIISSKDNKKIKEARKLLTKKYRKNSYLIEGFHLLEEALKAGRSIKQIFVEENKLTKLTEMIGSEKSLTDLSVNLVSKEVLKSLADSESPQGLIAEVTKIEEVIDFSAAKFLLLENVQDPGNVGTMIRTADAAGFSAVILLGETADIYSPKVMRSMQGSNFHLPLVRMAKEDCFAQLKKAGISILTTTLSANSVSYKIINEPRFALIMGNEGAGVSDEAIKAADKLVHIDMPGQTESLNVAVAAGILMFSL
- the serC gene encoding phosphoserine transaminase, whose product is MIYNFGAGPSVLPKEVLKKVQEELLDFEKSGMSVMEISHRSKAFQKVIDEAENDLRDLMSIPQNYKILFLQGGASSQFSMVPMNLAIGKKAYYNISGAFGEKAYDEAVKLSHFLDLIPISLGSTKKDNYNHLLKIDKSKIDEKNGAYLHLTTNNTIEGTSIFPENLPEFASLPLVADMSSNILAVDYDVSKFGLIYAGAQKNLGIAGLTIVIIREDLLNEAESLSSMMDYQILVENGSMYNTPPTFAIYVAGLVFKWVKAQGGVKKLEEMNQRKAQLLYDLIDQSDFYQNPIKNKDERSICNVVFTSPSQELDELFTQKAEEKGFKSLKGHRSVGGMRASIYNAFPLEGVVELVKFMKEFEEGYK
- a CDS encoding phosphoglycerate dehydrogenase: MTYHIKTIGNNIDQIALDEIGEGFLVNQVSEAESDAFICRAQPFHDYEFSKALLAIGRAGAGFNNIPIEKCASKGIVVFNAPGGNANAVKELVLSMMIFGTRNLKPANKWLTGQKGDDNTIDGAVEHGKKAFSGSEISGKTLGVIGLGNIGSKVANDAQRLGMKVIGYDPYLSIEHAWNLSHHVKRVNDLAEIFEKADYITVHTPATDETTKMLNWKNLSKCKKGVILLNYARDEITDKEAVLKAIDEGIVRFFGTDFGSEKFYHHPQVFLTPHLGGSTAEASLNCTRMALDSVQTYLKTGEIINSVNFPRVLQELNTLYRVTLINKNVPNVVAQISLAVAAENINIANIVNRGQGDYAYTLLDLDEKDEGKLAALVSRFEAADNIIRVRLIENQSIV